In Salvia miltiorrhiza cultivar Shanhuang (shh) chromosome 4, IMPLAD_Smil_shh, whole genome shotgun sequence, the DNA window TTAAATCGAATCGACAGAGTTAGCTTTGAGCTCATGCTTTCACGTAACTGCTCCCAATCATACGATGAATATCGGAGCATGGTGCAAGCGAAACTTGATTCAACTACGCCGTGGATAGGCGTGTATATTGCAGCAGCCTCTGCCGCCTGTACGTTTTCAATGATGGCTGATGCTATCATTGGTTTCCGAAGCAAAAAGTATTGGCTTCCATGTAAGTATTTCTCTCTCAACGCATTCTCCTTGACTCTATTAGCCGTGACCATGAAGCTGCCCGTAGATCTAACTAGCATCGACCTCAACGTCAAAGATAAACTCCCGAGGATTAGTAGCCTCGTTTTGATGTGTGCCGGTATTAGTCATTTCATGACATCTTTGGGCTCCATGGAGAATAATGAAATTCTGCTCAACATAGCCGCTTTAGGCATTCTCGTCATCACTATCGCGGGGAACGTGTGCATTCATACACTTGAGAGGCGTTCCTTCCCTAATGTGCGAGATATGTTGCTTGAACAAGTTGCATCCGCTATGATCATGCTCCTCGTGCTCGCCACGTTGTGCTCTTTGGCCGTCATGGTTCCGGGCGCCAGAAGATACATGCAACTCAAGTATAATGAGATGCATAAATCTGTTTCAAATAGAGAATTAGAGTGGGGAAGAACTAGTATTGATGAGGTTGGAGTATTGGTGAAAGGGTATTGGGTGATGGCAGAAACAGGCAGCCCCCAGTTTGTGGTGGCAAGGTCTGCCATTTCTTCTGCTTCGGGTCTCTTGTATCTTTTGGCAGTTGTAACATTTGCAGTAGCTGTAACTCTGACAACAGCTTCTCCCAACAGGTCCAGTTTGGCCTATTGTATACATGTTTCAGAATATAACTGGTCTGTCATCGGTATTGGCAAAGTTCAGAGTTTGGGAGTGATGGTTGGAAGTATTGCTCCTCTCTCAAGATGGTTCGTTGCTTCATGGTTGAAGATTTCAGAGATGGAACGAAAGAGCTTGGAAGACGAACTCAAGGTTGACAAGTACTGGACTTGGAGGCTGCTAGAGTGGAGGGATACATCACCTCCGTTTCAAATTCAAAACCGCGTGTGCAAGAAGCTACTTTGTGATGCAGTAAAGTTCGTTCTGAATTTCTGCATTGGAGCTCAGATTCTCTTTGTTTCATCTGCCAAACTAGTTCTATTCCTCTCTGCTCGATTTGGGAGTGCAGTTTTCTTGTGTTTCTGCAAGAATTTAAAGAGGCCTGATTCAGTGGGAGCAGAAATGGATTTTAGCAACTATGTTCTTGTACTTGAAGGTGAGCCACAGTTGCCTGATAAAATCCTCAACAACATCTGCAACGAGGCGGATAGGCTTATCCAGATAGGTGAAAAGAAGCAGCCCAAGAATCTGATCCGACTTCTGAAAAAATCTGCCAACTTCAATGGGGTGGGACAGTTTGACAGCAGCCAAGTTCCAAGCTTGCATTCTCAAGAACCTCCCAATTGCTGGTCTCTGCCCCTGGTGACTTTGACAACCATTTCAGTTGCACTTGCGAATGTTGCAGATGACGAGGCTAGCCAGTTATTGGCTAGTGTTAGTGAGGGCTTGTCCATTGTGAAGCTCATCGAGAAAACTCTAGACAAAAACGGGGAGTTGGAAAGCATCAGAAAAGCAGCAGACGTGGTTTGGGTCGGAGTTGAAGTATACGGAAAATGGGATTATAAAGATCTGAAGAGCGCGAGCGTGAGAGGCGCAACCAACAAGGAAACACTGCTAAAGCTCTCAGACATTGCAGGAAAGATTGTGACAGATTTCATGGCTCAAACGAGAGATGCTGTGATGCAGAACCCTCTAAACTGGCCAGTTAGAGTCATAGCTGCAAACTCAATGTATAGGATTGCTGAGACGATGTTGGTAGGAATGGAagatgaggaggaggaggaggaggtatTTGAGAGAATATCCATGAGCATCTCAGAAATAGTAGCAGCGTGCCTCACCAATCTAGTGCGAGTCATTCAGTTCAAGTGTCACACAAACGACGTCAAAGAAAGGCAAGAAAGCGTGAGGCGAGCAGCGATTCTTCTGGGCGAGAGTAAAGAGATACTTGAAATTCTGCAGGAGCGTGAGCTACCGAGTTTGGATATGGAGAGAGCTGCTAATATTGATGAGTGGAGGAGGGCATCCATGGTGATGGCGCTGGATATTGAAAATCCTTGAGCACCATCAACTGTCAATGCAACAATACTCGGGTACTAGCTAGTATTTAACTGTTgcttatctatttttttttttagtgcatttgGATTTCAGTTACGTACAAAACATGTTCTCATTAATTGTGGTTATAATTTATAGTGGAACGTCTCGaaactaatttataatatattgaaactatataatttatgaaatttttgtaattttataaatatattatacccCTTTCGTCCCAACAAAAATGctacatattttttttggggTCGTCCCAatgaagatgctacatttctaaatatggaaaaaataaaggattttaattgtataattacaactaattaatcactcccttattgtcttctctctcctactttatcactttattgcCTTTTCTCTCATacattatcacttttatactacacatttaaaacattaatctacaatttCTTAAAGGGTAAAGGTGCAAATTAGTCCCTAAAGtagacccccctagagcgtttagccCCCCACACTCGACTTTGGTACAAATACCTCCCCTATAGtacataaaaaatatgcaaataaACCCACGAAGAAAACGGACTTCTAACACCGTttccttgatttttttttcatttattttgtagTGGGTCCCACCTTCAATTGAATCTAATTTTGTTCGCGATGCTCTGATTTCGATTGAATTTTGTgatttggttcggtttttgccTTTGATGTGCCGCATCTGCGATTTTGATGAATCGATTTGGAAGAAATGAGTTTTTCGTTCAGATCGAGCAGATTATTGCTGGATTTAGATCTAATTTGTGCTGCATTTTCGATTTTGTTTGTGCGGTGATCGAGATTCGTTAAGTTTTTGGGGGTTGATAGATGGTGAGATGCATCCGCCTCGGGATCTCATTTATGTTTGGTCGATTTAACGATGTTCTATTGTGGTTTCATCCTGAATCGGTTTCTGATTGTGATCTGATCTGGAACACCATTCCGATCTGATGgatttatttcatgaatttcgTTTCTGTGATTTGAGAATGTAGAGATTGTGAAATGAATGTTGATGTATGTTGTGGTGGTGTTGGAATCTGATTTCACATTTGATCTAGTATTGTTTCATTTTAAAGTTGAATTTTCGCGTCTCCGCGCTTCTTGGACGGAGAGGGGGTAGAGGAGCAGGACGAAGAAGCTGTTGGGGTGGCAGGGGGTGGAGGAGCAGAACGAAGAAGCTGTTGGGGCGGCAGGGGGTGGAAGAGCAGGACGAAGAAGCTGTTGGGGCAGCGGGGGGTGGAGGAGTAGGACGGAGAAACTATTTGGGCAGCAGGGGATGGAGGAGCGGCGGACCTGCTTCTCCCAGGCGGCGCCGTTGCCGTTGAAGGCGGAGgaatggaggtggtggtggtggtggtcgaaggaggaggaagaggaaagGGACGAGAAGAGAGTAGTTGATTTGTTTAAGGTGGGATCCActacaaaataaatgaaaaaaaaaattgaaggaaaCGGTGTTAGAAGTCCGTTTTCTTCGTGGGTTAAGttgcatattttttatgtaCTATAGGGGAGGTATTTGCATCAAAGTCGAGTGTGGGGggctaaacgctctagggggtcTACTTTAGggactaatctgcacctttacCCTTTCTTAAAtgtcgtgccgaaaagaaatctaCTTTAGGGACTAATCTGTATGGaatgtagtgtgaatagtttaagggtcccactttttgagtgtattaattaaagagatgtgtgaggtacacttaccaaaaagggaaatgggtactcatttcgtggacgaacgaaaaagaaaatatgggtactcatttcgtggacggagggagtatgattttatTTTCACTATTGAGTATCTTATACTGTGATTAACATGTAATCTTTAGAATTGAATGGACATTTTGATGTAGTAAACAAATAATCAATTTATGCATGTCGTGCTTAAATCCTAGAAAATCATCCTTGAATTTGATATCGAAAGCTagctaagagcatccgcatcgcaTTACGCGATGCCTCTTACTCGAGCAGAGGAGGCATCGAGTAATGCGATGCAACCCCTTCCTACTCGAGGAGCTCACGATAGATCGGATAGCCCACGAGCGGCGGTATTGCGGGCGCGTGCATAGCACGcgccaaataaataaaaaattaaaaacatcagattttgaaaattgaaaattgtgaCCGTTTGGCAGTCTTGGAAATCGGTATTTGaccgattttaattttttttcttatttttttcttctcttctttaaaaccctttctttcttctttctttctataCAATTTCCACCATCTTCAACCTTCTTCCTCTACACCATCTTCAACCTTTTTCCTCTCTCTACAAttttcatggatccacacaacccaaaCTACTATGAtctaaattggtgccccgatctctccggCGACTATCATCTCGATTTGGAGGTATGTAACTTGGGGGATGACCCTCCAACCGGCGAGGAGGAGCCACTGGTAGCCCACAGTGCCGCCAAATCGAAGAAAGCCAGCTGGAGGAAGAAAATCGCCTACAAGATCAAGCATGACAAGCAGGCGCCGGCGGCGCCGGTGGAAGGAAGGACTAtccgtcatacctacaccctcgaggagacgaacctcatcgtccaaatttggagtGAGGAGACCAGCGACACCATCCGTGGGGCCGATCAAAAGGGAAAGGCGAACTGGACTAGATTCTCGACCGTGTCAATCCTCTCATCGGCGCCAACCTCAAACACCGCCAAATTCAAGGGCATTGGGCCcgagtgagcgcggatgtgTGGCTCCAGGAGGCAATTTGGATATAGACGCGCGCCCGGTGGCCTTCCGGCCGTTCGGACGACatgctccgggacaaggcccaaatcctcttcaaagGTAGGAGCCCAACTAAGAGCGCGTTCAACTATTGGAACGCGTGGAAAATTCTCCGGAACAACCACAAGTTCAAGTTgatgtacctcgagggagacgtgcgATGAGATCTCGTCTTCCCGGCCAATTGGAAACAAGGCAGCAAAGGCGGCGGCGAGAGCGGCGAAGGGGAAGGGAAAGGCGTTGGAGAGCTCGGAGGCTCCACCCGAATTggtggagaggttggacaggtcCGACTAGAACTTGAAAGCAATCACCGCTAAGTACGCTAAGAAGAACGAGCTCAAGAGGGAGAAGCTCGATATGAAGCTCATCAGcacggatacgacgcacatgacaTATGCACAAAGAATATTGCACAACTACATggtccaagaagtgctcaagcgtcgtggacTTATTTAGAGtatgattttaatttatatactagtTTTTAGTTATGTtttttaggttttaattaagtatttttatattatgtctttaggtttttttttttttgtatgttgtaggattttaaattaatgcaatttaaatttgaattaaattgtattatttaaatttaagcaattaaatttaaatgaaaaccataaaaatcaaaactaaaaaaatcaagtagccTATCAAATAACCCCAATGTGACCTCCtctactcaatgtggtcccgtACTATCAAGTAAGTTATCAAGTAgtctatcaagtaagcccaatGTGGATGCTGTAATTCACCTTGCAAAGTTTTATTTgtcttaattttttgaaattactttatatgaacttgaaaatcagtttaaaaaggtactttttataatttaaatggtattataattatgttaatgattattatttatttttaatttttattatttgatgatttttttttttttttagggaaaatgattatttttattgaaaaacaCTCCTGAGTGGAAATTCTTGCTCCGCAACTGATCCACTCAATTTTGAACTAATTTTGATTCGGAtcaatttaattctttttgttTCAGTGTAAAATTTCCAGCTTAattttgattatctgtattccGTGTTTTGACTACTGTCTATATCCAACTTACCTTTTTCGtttctgttcttttttttttcttttattgaaCTAATACTGAAGGCTcaaaaccattttttttttttgaattcctCTAGATTTACTACTGAGTTTTCAACCAAATGCTGTTGCTAAAAAATTCTTCTGGCTTTACAGTCGAATCTGGTTATGTAATGATTTTAATCGTTGAATGAATGACGAGTGGTGATGAGGAAGTTCGAAGCAGCacgcatctctctctctcagctgCAGCATTGGGAAATAAGTAGTACATGAACAACTCCTAAAATCAATCCCACCGTACCCCAAAATCATACCTTCAAACAACAAAGAAACAGAAAATATATATCGATATAGTTAAGCTTTCTAGGTCATGACTTCTCCATCTGATTGCTTCCAAACGCCTGATATTCAATATCAGAATTTGGTAAAAACGAAGCTCGATTCAACCATGCCATGGATAGGCATGTACATCGCAGCAGCCTCCGCCGCCTGCACGCTCGCGATGGCGGCGGATGCTATCAACGCCTTCAGAACCCAAAAATACTGGCTACCGTGTAAGTACTTCTCTCTCAACGCTTTCTCCTTGACACTCTTAGCCGTCTCCATGAAATTGCCCGTAGATCTAACAAGCACCGACCTCGACGTCGATGATAAACTCGCGAGGATTTGCAGCCTCGTTTTGATGTCTACTAGCATGAGTAATTTCATGACATCTTTGGGATCCATGGAGAATAATGAAATTGTGTTGAACATTGCAGCTTTAGGCATTTTAGTCGTTACTGTTGCAGTAAATGTGTTCATTCATATAGTTCAGATGCGTTCCTTCAATGATTTTGGATATATTTTGGCCGAACAAGTTTCATCTGCTGTGATCATGCTACCCTTGCTCGCGACGCTATGTTGTCTGTCGTTGATGGTTCCAGGCGCGAAAAGATACATAGAATTGAAGTACAATGTGTTGCATAAAAGTGTTTCCAACAGACAAATAGAGTGGGGAAATTTACTCTTGATGAGCTTCGAGTATTGGTGAGAGGCTATTTTGTGATGGCAGAAACTGGTAGCCCTCAGTTTGTGGTGGCAAGGTCTGCCATCTCTGGCACCTCAGGTCTCTTGTGTCTATTGGCAGCTCTAACTTTGGCATTGGCTCGTGCTCGATCTTTGGTGGTGGCTCCAAGCTCGGGTTTTAGACGAGAAATCTCTAACTATAGGTGGTCCATCAAATGGATTTTGTGCATTCAGTTTGTTGGAGTGGTGATTGGAACCATTGCTCCTCTATTCAGATGGTTTGTTGCTTCGTGGTTCAAGATTTCGGAGATGGAGCGCAAGAGTTTTGGAGATGAGATAAAGATTGAGGAGTATTGGACTTCGAGGCTGGTGGAGTGGAGAGGCAGATCACTTCCTTTTCAAGTTCAAAACCGTGTGTGGAAGAAGCTGCTTCGTGATGCAGTAAGATTGCTTGTGAATTTCTGCATTGGAGTTCAGATTATCTTTGTTTCTGCTGGCAAAATAGTTCTGTTCCTCTCTGCTAGATTTGGGAAAGCAATTTTCCTATGTTTCTGCAAGAATTTGAGGCCTCATTCAATGAGGGAATCTGAATCAAGAGATGGAGCAGAAGTGGATTTTAGCAACTATGTTCTTCTACTTGAAGGTGAGCGACAGTTGCCTGATCAAATCCTCAAGAACATCTGCAACGAGGTGGATAGGCTTATGCAGATAGGTGAAAACAAGCAGCCCAAGAATCTGATCCGACTTCTGAAGAAATCTGCCAACTTCAATGGGGTGGGACAGTTTGACAGCAGCCAGGTTCCGAGCTTGCATTCTCAAGAACCTCCCAATTGCTGGTCTCTGCCCCTGGTGACTTTGACAACCATTTCATTTGCACTTGCCAATGTTGCAGATGAGGAGGCTAGCCAATTATTGGCTAGTGTTAGTGAGGGCTTGTCGATTGTGAAGCTCATTGAGAAAACTTTAGACAAAAACGGAGAGTTAGAAAGCATCAGAAAAGCAGCAGATGTGGTTTGGGTTGGAGTTGAAGTATACAGAAAATGGGATTACAAAGATCTTGAGAGCACGAGCTTGAGAGGCACAACGCACAAGAAAACACTGCAAAACCTCTCCCACATTGCAGAAAAGATTGTGACAGATTTCATGGCTCAAACGGAAGATGTTTTGATGCAGAACCCTCTAAACTGGCCTGTTAGAGCCATTGCTGCTAACTCAATGTATAGGATTGCTCAGACAATCTTGGTCGAGATGAAAGATGGCAAAGACCGAAGTGATAATGAGCTTTTTGAGAGTATATCCATCACCATCTCAGATATACTAGCAGCTTGCCTCACCAATCTAGTGCGAGTCATTAAATTGAAGTGTCACAGAAACAACGTCAAAGAAAGGCAAGAAAGTGTGAGGCGAGCAGCAATTCTTCTTGGTGAGAGTAAAGAGATTCTTGAAATTCTGCAGGAGCGTGAGCTTCCGAGTTCTGATATGGAGAAAGTTGCTAATATTGATGAGTGGAGGGCATTCATAGCGCTGGATTTTTAATATCCTTTGGCAACTGTTTCATCATATAAAGTGACAATACGATAATATAATAGTAGGCTAGCTAattgttttatctatttttatttcttaGTAGTGCCTTTGGATTTCAGTTACAAAATATATGTTGTCGTGAAGCTTGGTTATTAATGGAGCCTCTCGGTTCAGCATTGACTTACTGCTGAATTTTCAAGTTTCAACCATTTTTATGCTCATGCTAAAAGTTTCTTCTGGATTTACAACAATCAAGTCTCTTTTCTGACCATCCTTCAATGATCCTATGTAGTCAGGTTTAGTGGTTACTTTTATCTGTTTTAAGCCAATCTATCACATTCTCATCGCAGAAGACATATTGCTACTACTCGTAGAGACAGAGATACAGCAAAGAAGAACTTACTGGGCTCAAATATAGTATTGGTATAGAACACAAAACATGATATTAGGCAACAAACGTCaggtaaaaaacaaaaaatctaTGTATCCGTTATAATAAAACATTTCCAAATCTGCTGCAACGAGCAAGATTAATTATCACACTGTAGCGCGATCCTGAGAGAAGGAACTTGCAGGGTTTTCTTCATCAATTTCTGAATGTAAGGGGAAATCATATGGCAGGGCTGAGAACCCTGCTTCATCAAGAATCTTGACTAGTTCCCCGAAAACAACTGCATTTCCTTCCGGTGTCAAGTGGAGACCGTCACTGTGTACAGAAACAAGTTTACCTGGATGTGAGTTCAACGACGCTTGGTAGCTTCACATTTTCGCTCAGACTAACATCTAACGCCATCTATGTTCAAAATGTCAAGAATCCAACAGCCGGTTGAAGGAACATAATATACAGTTCTTGACCTAGTAGATTAACACGCGCTCTAAATGGCATTTGATTACTAACCTCAAAAATCTTCTCTGCCAACCATTGGTTTCTTGCATCTTGGACCATAGATTAATTGAAGGAAGACATAGTTCTTTGGCTAAAGCAACACACTGGTCGGCATATGTCCCAGCTACTTCATTTGTCCTATCAGCCACTTTTGAGGCCTTATCACCATACATGGACCTACTCGCACGTACAagtaaaatgatttttttttttttgagaattaacAGTGAGATCTTAACAGATGAACAGATCAACCCTCCTGAACTAAATTGAGCAGAAAGCAATAAAATGCCAAAATAGTTATACCTAGCATATTCTTGACGCCCTTCCAGATCAATGGGAGGTGGAGTTATGAGCACAACAAGCGTTTTGGGGGAATGATTCTGCAATTGTTCTCTAAAACCATTTAAAATGCTGTAACATAAGATGCTGGACTAGTGACTTGATGATTGTAACAAGATATTGATATATCTTCACTATATTTGACTTCTAAAGGGATCGTTTTGTGACATGTTCTCTATCTAAGAAAAAAGTGATTGCATATACGAAGCCCAGATGGTAGGGGAAGAAACCTTTATGTGTTGAACCATTTTTCTCAAGTTTTCCTTGTATTCTTCCAGAGGTACATGCTGCCTTTTGCCAGTGCCCTCCAAAAGAGCAGCATCATTAGCCCCAAAAAATATGGTAACAGCAGCAGGAGAAGGTGCTTCAGATACCTacttatgattaaaaaaaattaacttaccATGCTTTAGCTTAAGAATACCACACAACTGAACGTAACATAAAACCCAGTAACAATTTATGAGATTACCGAATATCTTCTCTAAGCATGAGATACAATAGAAAATGTATAAACAAAATACAAGACAATTGAGAGCCAGCTCCAACTGCAATCACTTACAAACACAATATTTCTAAGGTCAGCTATTTCAAACACAGATCTTTCGAATGATCAGCTAAACCCCGCCAAAAGAAAGGAGTTGGATTAGCTCCACATTCCAACAATCCAAAAGGCAGTATATCAAATCAAGTATCATCTGTGCAATTCTTCATGATACATCCAGATCTTGGACTTATAAGTAAATGTACTACAAAATAATTCAAGATTGAAAAGTAATCCTATTTTCGATATCAAGAACTCAACCTATCATTCCAGAAAACAATGTCATACTTGTTaatcaaagattcaatctttcCGAGAATTGAGGCCTTCCCGAACATAAAATcgataaaaactaaataaatatacatataaacTAACAACAGCCTAGATTTATCTCAAGACAAGAAGAGAAAATGAAACAAACCCATTCAGCTGATGCTAAAAGGCGATCAAGAAACAAATCGAAACAACTACTCAAACGAGAAAATGAACAAAATGTCGATTAAAAAAAGGTTTTCAAGAATGAAAAATTACCGGAGGGAATAGGTGATGCAACAAGAAGAGAGCCCACCTAGTGTTGTAGCCGCCATACCCACGAAGCACTACATCAACCTGCTCGCACCAATTAACACGCCCACGTCAATTAACAAACATATGCACGAAGAATGGAAAGATGTACCTTTCTTGAGTATGTGTCAGCTACAGAAGCGCCCCAACCCCCCGATCTGAAAGATTGCTGCGTTATGGAGTCTCCAAACAACACTATTTGAGGCCTCATTCTCAGTTCTCTTCCCCGCCGCGGTTAAGTTATGCAAACTGCGCTATATGTGAGTCGTGACGGTTAAAGTTCTTCAACCAATTGAATTTTTTAGTATTAcaataattattctttttctttcattcTTTCAGTGAAAATCTCGTGTGGCGTTCTCCAAAAAAATATGTGGAATTATAAACTTTGGAGATATTCTGATTTTAATCTTTAACAAAAGATTATgctaataaatatttaaaattttaattatttctaatttaattATGAGAACAGTGTCTGATTAGATACGTAATATTTTAATCTTACGTGGTTTATAACTAGATGACGTGGCTAATAAATGCTAAACAATGCCTTTTTgtacttaaaaaataaatctatCTTAATTACAATCACGCAAAATGTATCCTTATTAAATTTACCTTAATTATGAACAGCTTCAATTCTTTGGTCATCTTCCTTAAATACACCTAATTCTGTGTCACCCGCATTTCGATCTTCATCGATTTTTCTTTAACTGTTTTGTAATCCCAATTGGTTCTTGTCACCATTAGTTTATTATTACACAATTAGATTAAATTTTGTAAAGTGGAACGGCTGCAATTAGTAACTTTTTTATTGCTCTAATTTCAATCCCCAAATATTAGTGTTAATAAGTTAAACGGCGTTGTTTCGTATTAACAGGAGTGGCGTTGTTCCAGTGTCACCGTTAATAAAGCCACACTGAATTTCAGGTTGGCATGTCATCTTGTTTTTGGCCGACAATTATTCATGTagttaaaataagaaataattaaaaatttaaatatttatacgTAAAAACTTTTATTAGATGTTAAAATCAGAATATGCCCAAAATTTATAGTTTTACGAGTAAAATCTTTTGTTAAGGTTAAAACTAAAATATGCCCAAAGTTTGGTCTTAAACCCCAAAAAGGGTTGgtcttgggtgcgaccgtcgcacagtgtGTGACGGGTCCGCCCCGGCCCGCAATCCAGACCCGaaatcctaaatcctaaattattacatttgtttataataattattacttttaataagcatgaaatatacatttgttcgcacaaatgtatacttatataaatataggtatttttcttcatttaatatacagtattatattttctaaaccctaaattctataaactaaaccctaaaccctgtaaactaaaccctaagcgtgaacactaaaccctaagtctgaacattaaaccctaataggattatttacttttaataagcgtaagatatacatttcactacaagaaaactggTCGAACACCGACGGAAATCACCGACGGACTATTTTCCGTCGGTAGATACCGACGGATCCCCGACGGACCGTCATCCGGCAACATCGCCGGAGCCGACATCTATTTCCGATGAAAATACCGACGGACTACCGACGGAATCACTACCGACGGAAAATATTCCGTCGGTGTTCGGCCAGATTCTGGTTGTgtttggtcgcacaaatgtatacttatattaatataaatatttaccttcattcaatataaaatattatacatatcaatatacatttatatgaacaaatgtatatattatgtttattaaaagtaaccattattataaacaaatgtaataattatgagtatgggtcaaacccacgcgggtcagggttccgggtcaggagggcgggtttgggccgggtcgacccgtcgcacacctgtgcgacggtcgcacaggaGAATTAATTAGCGCCCCaaaaaaattagggggtctTGAGGTGAGGGATGTTGAAACTTTTAACAAGGTTCTTTTGTGTAAATGGCTATGAGATATTTGAATGAGGAAGAATTTCTACAGATAAGAATACTTAAGTTTAGATATGGCTCACTATTTTATGGGTGCTCAAGTAAACTAGATAGAAGTAAAACGTCGATTTGGTGG includes these proteins:
- the LOC131019941 gene encoding GDSL esterase/lipase At5g62930, with product MRPQIVLFGDSITQQSFRSGGWGASVADTYSRKVDVVLRGYGGYNTRWALFLLHHLFPPVSEAPSPAAVTIFFGANDAALLEGTGKRQHVPLEEYKENLRKMVQHIKNHSPKTLVVLITPPPIDLEGRQEYARSMYGDKASKVADRTNEVAGTYADQCVALAKELCLPSINLWSKMQETNGWQRRFLSDGLHLTPEGNAVVFGELVKILDEAGFSALPYDFPLHSEIDEENPASSFSQDRATV
- the LOC131023307 gene encoding uncharacterized protein LOC131023307, which produces MAETGSPQFVVARSAISGTSGLLCLLAALTLALARARSLVVAPSSGFRREISNYRWSIKWILCIQFVGVVIGTIAPLFRWFVASWFKISEMERKSFGDEIKIEEYWTSRLVEWRGRSLPFQVQNRVWKKLLRDAVRLLVNFCIGVQIIFVSAGKIVLFLSARFGKAIFLCFCKNLRPHSMRESESRDGAEVDFSNYVLLLEGERQLPDQILKNICNEVDRLMQIGENKQPKNLIRLLKKSANFNGVGQFDSSQVPSLHSQEPPNCWSLPLVTLTTISFALANVADEEASQLLASVSEGLSIVKLIEKTLDKNGELESIRKAADVVWVGVEVYRKWDYKDLESTSLRGTTHKKTLQNLSHIAEKIVTDFMAQTEDVLMQNPLNWPVRAIAANSMYRIAQTILVEMKDGKDRSDNELFESISITISDILAACLTNLVRVIKLKCHRNNVKERQESVRRAAILLGESKEILEILQERELPSSDMEKVANIDEWRAFIALDF
- the LOC131023306 gene encoding uncharacterized protein LOC131023306 produces the protein MQERITPKLKQREAELNRIDRVSFELMLSRNCSQSYDEYRSMVQAKLDSTTPWIGVYIAAASAACTFSMMADAIIGFRSKKYWLPCKYFSLNAFSLTLLAVTMKLPVDLTSIDLNVKDKLPRISSLVLMCAGISHFMTSLGSMENNEILLNIAALGILVITIAGNVCIHTLERRSFPNVRDMLLEQVASAMIMLLVLATLCSLAVMVPGARRYMQLKYNEMHKSVSNRELEWGRTSIDEVGVLVKGYWVMAETGSPQFVVARSAISSASGLLYLLAVVTFAVAVTLTTASPNRSSLAYCIHVSEYNWSVIGIGKVQSLGVMVGSIAPLSRWFVASWLKISEMERKSLEDELKVDKYWTWRLLEWRDTSPPFQIQNRVCKKLLCDAVKFVLNFCIGAQILFVSSAKLVLFLSARFGSAVFLCFCKNLKRPDSVGAEMDFSNYVLVLEGEPQLPDKILNNICNEADRLIQIGEKKQPKNLIRLLKKSANFNGVGQFDSSQVPSLHSQEPPNCWSLPLVTLTTISVALANVADDEASQLLASVSEGLSIVKLIEKTLDKNGELESIRKAADVVWVGVEVYGKWDYKDLKSASVRGATNKETLLKLSDIAGKIVTDFMAQTRDAVMQNPLNWPVRVIAANSMYRIAETMLVGMEDEEEEEEVFERISMSISEIVAACLTNLVRVIQFKCHTNDVKERQESVRRAAILLGESKEILEILQERELPSLDMERAANIDEWRRASMVMALDIENP